Proteins found in one Zea mays cultivar B73 chromosome 1, Zm-B73-REFERENCE-NAM-5.0, whole genome shotgun sequence genomic segment:
- the LOC103635193 gene encoding probable low-specificity L-threonine aldolase 2 isoform X4 — MQPITLLPFHLSARLHFHLALGVPVHRLVKAADSVSVCLSKGLGAPIRSVVVGSEAFIDKARILRKTLGGGMRQVGFLCAAAYVAVRDTVGKLADDHRKAKALAEGLTKIKQFTVDSSSVETNMVFFDIVDPHISPSKLCQVLEQRNVLAMPASSKSRYFARSSWPYWERRCS, encoded by the exons ATGCAGCCCATTACGCTCCTTCCCTTTCATCTGTCTGCGCGCCTTCACTTTCATCTG GCACTGGGAGTTCCTGTACATAGACTTGTAAAAGCTGCCGACTCAGTTTCG GTATGCCTATCTAAAGGGTTAGGCGCACCCATCAGATCAGTTGTTGTTGGTTCAGAGGCCTTCATCGACAAG GCTAGAATTCTTAGGAAGACCCTAGGCGGTGGGATGAGACAGGTTGGATTTCTTTGTGCTGCTGCTTATGTTGCTGTTCGTGACACCGTGGGAAAGCTTGCGGATGATCACAGGAAGGCTAAAGCCTTGGCAG AGGGCCTGACGAAAATTAAACAGTTCACGGTGGATTCATCTTCGGTCGAGACCAATATG GTGTTCTTCGATATCGTGGATCCACACATTTCACCGAGCAAGCTATGCCAAGTCTTGGAACAACGCAATGTTCTTGCAATGCCAGCAAGTTCAAAAAG TCGCTATTTCGCAAGATCGTCGTGGCCCTATTGGGAACGgagatgctcttaa
- the LOC103635193 gene encoding probable low-specificity L-threonine aldolase 2 isoform X1 has product MQPITLLPFHLSARLHFHLIRDCIVKFNRARIFNASVALGVPVHRLVKAADSVSVCLSKGLGAPIRSVVVGSEAFIDKARILRKTLGGGMRQVGFLCAAAYVAVRDTVGKLADDHRKAKALAEGLTKIKQFTVDSSSVETNMVFFDIVDPHISPSKLCQVLEQRNVLAMPASSKSVRFVIHYQILDSDVQYALTCVESLFRKIVVALLGTEMLLMK; this is encoded by the exons ATGCAGCCCATTACGCTCCTTCCCTTTCATCTGTCTGCGCGCCTTCACTTTCATCTG ATTAGGGATTGCATTGTTAAGTTTAACAGAGCTCGTATTTTCAATGCCTCTGTG GCACTGGGAGTTCCTGTACATAGACTTGTAAAAGCTGCCGACTCAGTTTCG GTATGCCTATCTAAAGGGTTAGGCGCACCCATCAGATCAGTTGTTGTTGGTTCAGAGGCCTTCATCGACAAG GCTAGAATTCTTAGGAAGACCCTAGGCGGTGGGATGAGACAGGTTGGATTTCTTTGTGCTGCTGCTTATGTTGCTGTTCGTGACACCGTGGGAAAGCTTGCGGATGATCACAGGAAGGCTAAAGCCTTGGCAG AGGGCCTGACGAAAATTAAACAGTTCACGGTGGATTCATCTTCGGTCGAGACCAATATG GTGTTCTTCGATATCGTGGATCCACACATTTCACCGAGCAAGCTATGCCAAGTCTTGGAACAACGCAATGTTCTTGCAATGCCAGCAAGTTCAAAAAG TGTCAGGTTCGTCATCCATTACCAGATTTTAGACAGTGATGTTCAATATGCATTGACATGTGTCGAG TCGCTATTTCGCAAGATCGTCGTGGCCCTATTGGGAACGgagatgctcttaatgaagtag
- the LOC103635193 gene encoding probable low-specificity L-threonine aldolase 2 isoform X3, giving the protein MQPITLLPFHLSARLHFHLIRDCIVKFNRARIFNASVALGVPVHRLVKAADSVSVCLSKGLGAPIRSVVVGSEAFIDKARILRKTLGGGMRQVGFLCAAAYVAVRDTVGKLADDHRKAKALAEGLTKIKQFTVDSSSVETNMVFFDIVDPHISPSKLCQVLEQRNVLAMPASSKSRYFARSSWPYWERRCS; this is encoded by the exons ATGCAGCCCATTACGCTCCTTCCCTTTCATCTGTCTGCGCGCCTTCACTTTCATCTG ATTAGGGATTGCATTGTTAAGTTTAACAGAGCTCGTATTTTCAATGCCTCTGTG GCACTGGGAGTTCCTGTACATAGACTTGTAAAAGCTGCCGACTCAGTTTCG GTATGCCTATCTAAAGGGTTAGGCGCACCCATCAGATCAGTTGTTGTTGGTTCAGAGGCCTTCATCGACAAG GCTAGAATTCTTAGGAAGACCCTAGGCGGTGGGATGAGACAGGTTGGATTTCTTTGTGCTGCTGCTTATGTTGCTGTTCGTGACACCGTGGGAAAGCTTGCGGATGATCACAGGAAGGCTAAAGCCTTGGCAG AGGGCCTGACGAAAATTAAACAGTTCACGGTGGATTCATCTTCGGTCGAGACCAATATG GTGTTCTTCGATATCGTGGATCCACACATTTCACCGAGCAAGCTATGCCAAGTCTTGGAACAACGCAATGTTCTTGCAATGCCAGCAAGTTCAAAAAG TCGCTATTTCGCAAGATCGTCGTGGCCCTATTGGGAACGgagatgctcttaa
- the LOC103635193 gene encoding probable low-specificity L-threonine aldolase 2 isoform X2, with product MQPITLLPFHLSARLHFHLALGVPVHRLVKAADSVSVCLSKGLGAPIRSVVVGSEAFIDKARILRKTLGGGMRQVGFLCAAAYVAVRDTVGKLADDHRKAKALAEGLTKIKQFTVDSSSVETNMVFFDIVDPHISPSKLCQVLEQRNVLAMPASSKSVRFVIHYQILDSDVQYALTCVESLFRKIVVALLGTEMLLMK from the exons ATGCAGCCCATTACGCTCCTTCCCTTTCATCTGTCTGCGCGCCTTCACTTTCATCTG GCACTGGGAGTTCCTGTACATAGACTTGTAAAAGCTGCCGACTCAGTTTCG GTATGCCTATCTAAAGGGTTAGGCGCACCCATCAGATCAGTTGTTGTTGGTTCAGAGGCCTTCATCGACAAG GCTAGAATTCTTAGGAAGACCCTAGGCGGTGGGATGAGACAGGTTGGATTTCTTTGTGCTGCTGCTTATGTTGCTGTTCGTGACACCGTGGGAAAGCTTGCGGATGATCACAGGAAGGCTAAAGCCTTGGCAG AGGGCCTGACGAAAATTAAACAGTTCACGGTGGATTCATCTTCGGTCGAGACCAATATG GTGTTCTTCGATATCGTGGATCCACACATTTCACCGAGCAAGCTATGCCAAGTCTTGGAACAACGCAATGTTCTTGCAATGCCAGCAAGTTCAAAAAG TGTCAGGTTCGTCATCCATTACCAGATTTTAGACAGTGATGTTCAATATGCATTGACATGTGTCGAG TCGCTATTTCGCAAGATCGTCGTGGCCCTATTGGGAACGgagatgctcttaatgaagtag